One stretch of Rosistilla oblonga DNA includes these proteins:
- a CDS encoding polyprenyl synthetase family protein — protein MSTVTPPATVASDAENVTPKEGRRKRRRSTGHLKIVPETPELRQRLRDRCREVAAKFDKSTPMTKDEMETVSRGLLADMDMPEGYLGWIMVVLSSEYWRDQVAGVPHNRRLFLLPHCLKHAEGCPADYDEFGMNCKTCGACSIADFRTRAEELGHRVLVAEGSPVVMKIIVSGYVDAVVGVACLNVLEKAIDKILLAGIPCMAVPLLSSDCRNTSVDEDWVREMVMLEHREPEQKTRSYVHLLRGAADIFEPEQLQNLVPKLRGELSLREIKEKLHDGSDALVGIDPIAATEALGLDFVSRGGKYARPFITLAAYDALTGDKGTESGGADVVAEIPDGVKRAALCIETFHKASLVHDDIEDDDTFRYGEQSVHKSHGIPTAINVGDYLIGLGYRLVAGETKTLGPAAVADVLHCLSNAHTRLSEGQGAELVWRDNRDKRLKPIDALKVYALKTAPAFEAALYSGVRLAGEAEAYEEPIRGFSRNLGVAFQILNDLKDWQGDADNKLEAGGDVLGGRPTLLWALALASLDADDQSKLLSMASADCGLSDTQRIATVRTLYNKAKVFDQASRLVDKHQQRAEEIADAIQPEPLRRLLYHLVDTVLERPSESAVPLVSISSSLPITAPTKA, from the coding sequence TTGTCCACTGTTACGCCCCCCGCCACGGTCGCTTCCGATGCTGAAAACGTCACGCCTAAAGAAGGTCGCCGAAAACGGCGCCGCAGCACCGGGCACTTAAAGATTGTTCCCGAGACGCCCGAACTGCGGCAACGCCTGCGCGATCGTTGTCGCGAGGTCGCGGCGAAGTTCGATAAGTCGACGCCGATGACCAAAGACGAGATGGAAACCGTCTCGCGTGGGTTGTTGGCCGACATGGATATGCCCGAGGGCTATCTGGGCTGGATCATGGTCGTGTTGAGCAGCGAATACTGGCGCGATCAGGTCGCCGGGGTGCCGCACAACCGCCGGTTGTTCCTGCTGCCCCACTGCCTCAAGCACGCCGAGGGCTGCCCCGCCGACTACGACGAATTTGGTATGAACTGCAAGACCTGCGGTGCCTGTTCGATCGCCGACTTCCGAACTCGAGCCGAAGAGTTGGGGCATCGCGTGCTGGTCGCCGAAGGCTCGCCAGTCGTCATGAAGATCATCGTCAGCGGATATGTCGACGCGGTTGTTGGTGTCGCTTGTTTAAATGTGTTAGAGAAGGCGATCGACAAGATCTTGCTGGCTGGCATTCCTTGCATGGCGGTTCCGTTGCTTTCGAGCGATTGCCGCAACACCAGCGTCGACGAGGATTGGGTCCGCGAGATGGTGATGCTGGAACATCGCGAACCGGAACAGAAGACGCGGTCTTACGTTCACCTGCTGCGTGGTGCGGCCGATATCTTTGAACCCGAACAGCTTCAAAACTTGGTCCCTAAGCTGCGCGGGGAACTCTCGCTGCGGGAGATCAAAGAAAAACTGCACGACGGCAGCGACGCACTGGTCGGAATCGATCCGATCGCCGCGACCGAAGCCCTCGGTTTGGACTTCGTCTCGCGCGGTGGAAAGTACGCGCGGCCCTTCATCACGCTAGCGGCTTACGATGCGTTGACGGGCGACAAGGGAACCGAATCGGGAGGCGCCGATGTCGTTGCGGAGATTCCCGACGGCGTCAAACGAGCGGCTCTCTGCATCGAGACGTTCCACAAGGCGAGCTTGGTTCACGACGACATCGAAGACGACGATACGTTCCGTTACGGCGAGCAATCGGTTCACAAATCGCACGGTATCCCAACGGCGATCAACGTCGGCGATTACCTGATCGGACTCGGATACCGCTTGGTCGCCGGGGAAACCAAAACGCTTGGCCCTGCCGCGGTTGCCGACGTCCTGCACTGCTTGTCGAACGCTCACACGCGGTTGTCCGAAGGTCAGGGAGCGGAATTGGTGTGGCGCGATAATCGCGACAAACGACTGAAACCGATCGATGCTCTGAAGGTCTACGCGCTTAAGACCGCGCCAGCTTTCGAAGCGGCACTCTACAGCGGCGTCCGCCTGGCCGGCGAAGCGGAAGCCTACGAAGAACCGATTCGCGGCTTCTCGCGAAACCTCGGCGTCGCCTTCCAGATCCTCAACGATCTGAAGGATTGGCAAGGCGATGCGGACAACAAACTGGAAGCCGGCGGCGACGTCTTGGGCGGACGCCCGACGTTGTTGTGGGCTCTGGCGTTGGCTTCGTTGGATGCCGACGATCAGTCGAAGTTGCTCTCGATGGCTTCGGCCGATTGCGGGCTGTCCGATACGCAGCGAATCGCCACGGTCCGGACGCTGTACAACAAAGCCAAGGTCTTCGATCAGGCGAGTCGTTTGGTCGACAAGCATCAGCAGCGGGCCGAAGAGATCGCCGACGCGATCCAGCCCGAACCGCTGCGTCGGTTGTTGTATCATTTGGTCGATACCGTTTTGGAACGCCCCAGCGAATCGGCGGTGCCGCTGGTTTCGATCAGCAGCTCGCTGCCGATCACTGCTCCAACAAAAGCGTAA
- a CDS encoding prenyltransferase/squalene oxidase repeat-containing protein encodes MIKNPTSHREETSEACAAPDIAAHLQLVRQQLLNARGDQKHWTGRLAASSLSTATAISALSVFSRVGDDEHAVSARESVKKGLVWLDAAQNDDGGFGDTDRSPSNIASSFLAMAAWHLGDDPANRTEAIARLQKYIDREGGWAGLKRRYGRDKTFVVPILSNCAIAGLVPWSRVPALPFELAAFPQSMYRFVQMPVVSYAIPALVAIGQARYQHAGTWNPITWLARAATRGKTLDVLQKMQPESGGYLEATPLTSFVLMSLSSIGHAQHPVSRDAVKFLLGSQLPDGSWPIDENLATWITSLSLGALAKSQPSELAQFVDDGTLDWLLSCQYHERHPFTGADPGGWGWTDLSGAVPDADDTPAAILALSKIRASVDLESSRRQQLAEASLAGVRWLLGLQNRNGGWPTFCRGWGKLPFDRSGSDLTAHAMRALNAWRTSLETEAEAGVEPTVDPAELQKMKRDVAAAIERGFVYIEKTQRADGSWLPLWFGNHDLPDDENPYYGTARVLLAYQELGRDETPACRRGWDFLVKTQNTDGGWGGGASVGDWLRRHGLPDRNAETGQLISSSVEETAVVVEALSGSGYPPHRATIIEGVRFLCDAVDAGRCEHPWPIGFYFAKLWYHEQLYPLVFTTAALGQAQHALKHAKRSRSC; translated from the coding sequence ATGATTAAAAATCCAACATCCCACCGAGAGGAAACATCGGAAGCGTGTGCAGCTCCCGATATCGCTGCGCATCTGCAGCTTGTCCGCCAACAACTACTGAACGCCCGCGGCGATCAAAAACACTGGACCGGCCGCTTGGCTGCTTCATCGCTGTCCACGGCGACCGCGATCAGTGCGCTGTCGGTCTTCAGTCGCGTCGGCGACGACGAACATGCGGTGTCGGCTCGCGAATCGGTTAAGAAGGGACTCGTGTGGCTCGATGCCGCGCAAAACGATGACGGCGGATTTGGGGATACCGATCGCAGTCCGTCGAACATCGCGTCGAGCTTTCTGGCGATGGCAGCCTGGCATCTTGGCGACGATCCGGCAAACCGGACCGAAGCGATCGCGCGGCTGCAGAAATACATTGACCGCGAAGGCGGCTGGGCTGGGCTGAAGCGACGCTATGGCCGCGACAAGACCTTTGTCGTCCCGATCCTCTCGAACTGTGCGATCGCTGGGCTGGTCCCCTGGTCGCGAGTTCCGGCGCTTCCGTTTGAATTGGCGGCGTTCCCGCAAAGCATGTATCGCTTCGTGCAGATGCCGGTCGTCAGCTACGCCATTCCCGCATTGGTCGCGATCGGGCAAGCACGCTACCAGCACGCCGGCACCTGGAATCCGATCACTTGGTTGGCGCGAGCCGCCACCCGCGGCAAGACGCTGGACGTGTTGCAGAAGATGCAGCCCGAGAGCGGCGGCTATCTGGAAGCGACGCCGCTGACCAGTTTCGTTTTGATGAGCCTGTCGTCGATCGGGCACGCTCAACATCCGGTCAGCCGCGACGCTGTGAAGTTCCTGTTGGGCAGCCAGTTGCCCGACGGCAGTTGGCCGATCGACGAAAATCTGGCGACTTGGATCACTTCCCTTTCGTTGGGGGCGTTGGCGAAATCGCAGCCGAGCGAACTGGCGCAATTTGTCGACGACGGGACGCTCGACTGGCTGCTCAGTTGTCAGTATCACGAGCGGCATCCGTTCACCGGCGCCGATCCGGGCGGTTGGGGATGGACCGATCTCAGCGGAGCGGTTCCCGATGCCGACGACACGCCGGCGGCGATCCTGGCGCTCTCCAAGATTCGAGCTTCGGTCGATCTCGAATCCTCGCGGCGGCAACAATTGGCTGAAGCTTCGCTTGCGGGAGTCCGTTGGCTGTTGGGACTGCAGAATCGCAACGGCGGCTGGCCGACCTTCTGCCGCGGTTGGGGCAAGTTGCCCTTCGATCGCAGCGGCAGCGATCTGACGGCGCACGCGATGCGGGCGTTAAACGCTTGGCGAACATCGCTCGAAACCGAGGCTGAGGCTGGCGTCGAGCCAACTGTCGACCCGGCCGAATTGCAAAAAATGAAGCGGGATGTTGCAGCAGCGATCGAACGAGGGTTCGTTTATATCGAGAAGACCCAGCGAGCCGATGGCAGCTGGCTGCCGTTGTGGTTCGGAAACCACGACCTCCCCGACGACGAAAACCCCTACTATGGAACCGCTCGCGTCCTGCTGGCCTACCAGGAACTGGGCCGCGACGAAACTCCAGCTTGCCGCCGGGGTTGGGATTTCTTGGTGAAGACCCAGAACACCGATGGGGGCTGGGGCGGCGGCGCGTCGGTCGGCGACTGGTTGCGACGCCACGGATTGCCCGATCGGAACGCCGAAACGGGACAATTGATCAGCAGTAGCGTTGAGGAAACGGCAGTTGTCGTGGAAGCTCTGTCCGGGAGTGGCTATCCGCCCCACCGAGCAACTATAATCGAAGGCGTCCGATTCCTGTGCGATGCTGTCGACGCCGGTCGATGCGAGCATCCCTGGCCGATCGGATTTTATTTTGCGAAGCTTTGGTATCACGAACAATTGTATCCGCTGGTCTTTACGACCGCCGCGTTGGGACAAGCCCAGCACGCATTGAAGCACGCTAAACGTAGTCGATCTTGTTGA
- a CDS encoding sulfatase family protein, translated as MKPFFLRTFCQLAGCVFATLSFAHALIAADASRPNIVYILADDLGYGDLSCYNEQSKIPTPHVDRLAAEGMRFSDAHTPSAVCTPTRYGILTGRYCWRTRLTKRVLDGLDPPLIDADQVTVPGFLRDHGYSTHCVGKWHLGMQFTDREGKPVPAVPVDRRTPPRPGRDVDYEQPITGGPIDRGFDSYFGISASLNMPPLCFLRDDRPVILPTIDSPRMKTEFISVDAGMRSPDFTIASVMPRLAGEATDCIRQACETPDQPFFLYLPLTSPHLPVVPNQEYLGLSQAGLYGDFVVETDALVGAVIDELERCGIADNTLVIFTSDNGGLYHAWDAAEADDVKHYRPSKRGESVRAMGHQGNRHLRGTKADIWEGGHRVPFVVRWPGKTPAGTVSDELIELTDLIATCAAMLGKPLPEGAGPDSLNILPALLAAKPPQPVREFAVHHSLWGHFAIRQGPWKMIPQRGSGGFTRPREIDPNKEGGPVGQLYHLGDDPSETKNLWDQHPEVVTELQSRLRQIQADDVAP; from the coding sequence ATGAAGCCCTTCTTCCTGCGGACCTTCTGCCAATTGGCAGGCTGCGTTTTTGCAACCCTCAGCTTCGCTCATGCACTGATCGCCGCCGATGCCTCGCGGCCCAATATCGTTTACATTCTGGCCGACGATCTCGGGTACGGCGACTTGAGTTGTTACAACGAGCAGTCAAAGATCCCGACGCCCCATGTCGATCGACTGGCCGCCGAGGGGATGCGTTTTAGCGACGCCCACACGCCGTCGGCAGTTTGCACGCCGACGCGTTATGGAATTTTGACGGGGCGTTATTGCTGGCGGACGCGATTGACCAAACGTGTGCTCGATGGACTCGATCCGCCGCTGATCGACGCCGATCAAGTCACGGTTCCCGGCTTTCTTCGCGATCACGGCTACAGCACGCACTGCGTCGGCAAGTGGCATCTGGGGATGCAATTTACCGATCGCGAGGGCAAGCCCGTGCCAGCGGTTCCGGTCGATCGACGCACGCCGCCGCGTCCGGGCCGCGACGTCGATTACGAACAACCGATCACCGGCGGTCCGATCGACCGCGGGTTCGATTCCTACTTTGGAATTTCAGCCTCTCTAAATATGCCGCCGTTGTGTTTTCTGCGCGACGACCGTCCGGTGATCCTGCCGACGATCGATTCGCCTCGCATGAAGACCGAATTCATTTCGGTCGATGCCGGGATGCGGTCTCCCGATTTCACGATCGCCAGCGTCATGCCGCGGCTGGCGGGCGAAGCGACCGACTGCATTCGGCAAGCTTGCGAAACTCCCGACCAACCGTTTTTCCTCTACCTGCCCCTCACCTCGCCCCATCTGCCCGTCGTCCCCAATCAAGAGTATTTGGGACTCAGCCAAGCTGGACTCTATGGCGACTTTGTCGTCGAGACCGATGCCTTGGTCGGCGCGGTGATCGATGAACTTGAGCGCTGCGGGATCGCCGACAACACGTTGGTGATCTTCACTTCGGACAACGGCGGTCTGTATCACGCCTGGGATGCTGCCGAAGCGGATGACGTGAAGCACTACCGTCCCAGCAAGCGCGGCGAGTCGGTTCGAGCGATGGGGCATCAGGGGAACCGGCATCTGCGTGGCACCAAAGCCGATATCTGGGAAGGGGGCCACCGCGTGCCGTTTGTCGTCCGTTGGCCGGGGAAGACGCCCGCGGGAACTGTCAGCGATGAATTGATCGAGCTGACCGATCTGATCGCCACCTGCGCGGCAATGCTTGGGAAACCTCTACCCGAAGGGGCGGGCCCCGACAGCTTGAACATCTTGCCAGCGCTGTTGGCCGCCAAGCCACCGCAGCCGGTTCGCGAATTTGCGGTCCATCATTCACTGTGGGGGCATTTTGCGATTCGCCAAGGTCCCTGGAAGATGATCCCGCAACGCGGATCGGGCGGCTTTACGCGTCCCCGCGAGATCGACCCCAACAAAGAGGGAGGTCCTGTCGGTCAGTTGTATCATCTTGGCGACGATCCCTCGGAAACCAAGAACCTTTGGGATCAGCACCCTGAGGTTGTGACAGAATTGCAATCGCGTTTGCGACAGATCCAAGCTGACGACGTCGCGCCATAA
- the bioF gene encoding 8-amino-7-oxononanoate synthase has product MDARFDWIAKRLKQFDGEGATRRLAPRQSQPSRMVIQSEGINMVNFGSNDYLGLAAEQSTQRPEHGSMGSGSSALVTGFSPVALQLQQRLAQWEATESCVLFPSGFAANLGTISALAEAGDLILSDAANHASIIDGCRLSKAQRFVYPHNDTSAVAALLETHRRRFARVFIVTDSVFSMDGDFAPLEALCDLADRYDSILIADEAHGTGVFGDSGSGLCEHLGVKHRVPIRIGTLSKAIGAMGGFVVGPQVVTDYLVNRARSMIYSTALPPALVSAALANVIQIQEEPQRRAQLFELSQRLRDRVASKWRLPPMSTPGQIVPFVVGSNEEAVHASQRLADAGLFVPAIRPPTVPAGTARLRVSLSSSHSDEEIDRLAEALCGLR; this is encoded by the coding sequence ATGGACGCACGTTTCGACTGGATCGCTAAACGACTGAAGCAATTCGATGGCGAAGGGGCGACGCGGCGACTGGCGCCTCGGCAATCGCAGCCCAGCCGGATGGTGATCCAATCCGAGGGCATCAACATGGTGAACTTCGGTTCCAACGATTACTTGGGATTGGCGGCGGAGCAATCGACCCAGCGGCCTGAACATGGATCGATGGGGAGTGGTTCGAGCGCACTGGTCACCGGATTTTCTCCCGTTGCGTTGCAGTTGCAACAACGACTGGCCCAGTGGGAAGCGACCGAGAGCTGCGTTTTGTTCCCGAGCGGATTCGCAGCTAACTTGGGGACGATCTCCGCTTTGGCCGAAGCGGGGGATCTGATCTTGAGCGACGCCGCGAACCACGCGAGCATCATCGACGGCTGTCGCTTGTCGAAGGCGCAGCGATTCGTCTACCCGCACAACGACACGTCGGCCGTCGCCGCGCTGTTGGAAACGCATCGGCGGCGATTTGCGCGGGTCTTCATCGTCACCGACAGCGTCTTCAGCATGGATGGCGACTTTGCGCCGCTGGAGGCGTTGTGCGATCTGGCCGACCGATACGATTCGATTCTGATCGCCGATGAAGCGCATGGAACGGGAGTCTTTGGCGATTCTGGCAGCGGGTTGTGCGAGCACTTGGGAGTCAAACATCGGGTGCCGATTCGGATCGGCACGCTCAGCAAAGCGATCGGCGCGATGGGCGGTTTTGTTGTCGGGCCGCAAGTCGTCACCGACTATCTGGTGAACCGAGCCCGATCGATGATCTACAGCACGGCCCTGCCACCGGCGCTCGTTTCGGCGGCGCTTGCCAACGTGATCCAGATTCAAGAGGAACCGCAGCGGCGGGCGCAGCTGTTTGAACTCTCCCAGCGGCTGCGCGATCGCGTCGCCAGCAAGTGGCGGCTGCCGCCGATGTCGACTCCCGGGCAGATTGTTCCGTTTGTTGTTGGCAGCAACGAGGAAGCGGTTCACGCCTCGCAGCGGCTGGCCGATGCCGGTCTGTTTGTCCCCGCGATTCGGCCGCCCACGGTTCCCGCGGGGACGGCGCGATTGCGGGTGAGTCTGTCGTCGAGTCACAGCGACGAAGAGATCGATCGCTTGGCGGAGGCGTTGTGCGGGCTGCGATGA
- a CDS encoding GNAT family N-acetyltransferase yields MSTTIREATADDAAVIWEFLEPFFADRLLLRRSEEEVQVLSKHGFVAFEADVCIGFAAVEIYSRKLAEIQCLAVSERFRNQGIGHELVRRCAMRARELGVMEVMAISSSERFLQSCGFDYALPDQKKALFYQLRPRE; encoded by the coding sequence ATGAGCACAACAATTCGTGAAGCGACAGCGGACGACGCTGCGGTGATCTGGGAATTCCTGGAACCCTTCTTCGCCGATCGGCTGTTGTTGCGCCGCAGCGAGGAAGAGGTCCAAGTGCTCAGCAAACACGGCTTCGTCGCCTTCGAAGCCGACGTCTGCATCGGATTTGCCGCGGTCGAGATCTACAGCCGCAAGCTGGCCGAAATTCAGTGCCTGGCCGTTTCCGAAAGGTTCCGCAACCAAGGGATCGGCCACGAATTGGTCCGCCGTTGTGCGATGCGAGCCCGGGAATTGGGAGTGATGGAGGTGATGGCGATCAGTTCGTCGGAACGGTTCCTGCAATCGTGCGGCTTCGATTACGCGTTGCCCGATCAAAAGAAGGCGCTCTTTTATCAGTTGCGTCCGCGCGAGTAG
- a CDS encoding M20 family metallopeptidase: protein MSPVVDLTSDLIRFPSVSHRCNEDVAAFIQQRLDRLDFTTERVSYIDPAGVTKVSLVARRGEGVGGLAYFAHNDVVPVDDWQGPGSNDPFDPIIEGGRLYGRGSCDMKGSLAAMLIAAESVTATQQQAPLWIVVTADEETGFGGARNVADQSQLYRQMVEQQPVAVIGEPTSLDIVHAHKGIDGFRLTSRGKAGHSSSRDGVNATLPMISMLQLLKSIYEQTQSDPTLQDSRFDPPDLSWNIGITGGGTAINVTPAKCQAWGSLRTMPGIDGSELVAQVQAKADELGIAFQRINGCGPMWIDPDAPFVREMVELTGSEKSKTVCYGTDAGIFNAFKQMVVCGPGDIAQAHTVDEWIDLQQLDRGVEVYRQVIQRWCCATSSRQA from the coding sequence ATGTCGCCCGTCGTCGACTTAACGTCCGATCTGATTCGCTTTCCATCGGTCAGCCACCGCTGCAACGAAGATGTCGCTGCGTTTATCCAGCAGCGATTGGATCGGTTGGACTTCACCACCGAACGCGTCTCTTACATCGACCCCGCGGGCGTCACGAAGGTCAGTCTGGTCGCACGCCGTGGCGAGGGAGTTGGCGGGCTGGCCTACTTCGCGCACAACGATGTCGTCCCAGTCGACGACTGGCAGGGCCCCGGCAGCAACGATCCATTTGATCCGATCATCGAGGGGGGGCGGCTGTACGGCCGCGGCAGTTGCGACATGAAAGGCTCGCTGGCCGCGATGTTGATCGCCGCCGAAAGCGTCACAGCAACACAACAGCAAGCGCCGCTGTGGATCGTCGTCACCGCCGACGAGGAGACAGGTTTTGGCGGCGCGCGGAACGTCGCTGACCAGTCGCAGCTGTATCGCCAGATGGTCGAACAACAACCGGTCGCCGTGATCGGCGAACCGACTTCGCTGGACATCGTCCACGCCCACAAAGGGATCGACGGCTTTCGACTGACCAGCCGCGGCAAGGCGGGGCACAGCAGCTCGCGCGACGGCGTCAACGCCACGCTGCCGATGATCTCGATGCTGCAACTGTTGAAGTCGATCTACGAACAAACGCAAAGCGATCCCACTCTGCAAGACAGCCGCTTCGATCCGCCCGACCTCTCCTGGAACATCGGCATCACCGGCGGCGGGACCGCGATCAACGTGACTCCTGCGAAGTGCCAGGCATGGGGCAGTCTGCGAACGATGCCCGGCATCGACGGCAGCGAATTGGTCGCTCAAGTGCAAGCCAAAGCCGACGAACTGGGGATCGCCTTCCAACGGATCAACGGTTGCGGTCCGATGTGGATCGATCCCGATGCTCCGTTTGTTCGCGAGATGGTTGAACTAACCGGATCGGAAAAATCGAAAACCGTTTGCTACGGAACCGATGCGGGAATTTTCAACGCGTTCAAGCAGATGGTCGTCTGTGGCCCCGGCGATATCGCCCAAGCCCACACCGTCGACGAATGGATCGATCTGCAGCAACTGGATCGTGGCGTGGAAGTCTATCGACAAGTCATTCAACGTTGGTGCTGTGCGACGAGCTCGCGGCAAGCGTAA
- a CDS encoding transposase, whose protein sequence is MSAASAIEGKPRHRAQPRRFLKRYRQAIADLLTAITLKMLRDQDWNGRYLLLLDSTLVATAGQTVENTFSTGNSKRRPAKNRRYTKYKYQRKSCHCFVFALLLTPDGLRVPMWLPYYTKPYAKAHKIKHRTQAQLAAQLICDAQVPAGTELIVLGDTAFDAKCVRAACRERGYFWIVPVNTNRVFSAKKHGKRPRVSLRIEQLPASRFQTIRLSIGAGPYAAQRRASCHRTARRRDGTKSTRTYHVHSERSEVHNVGMVMLVFSSSKPIGKKIQREGTKLLMTNAKHLSARQVCELYSLRWQIELFFKELKSTLGMNQYSFKDFEAVESWMGIVLITFCYLEWTRRRKLADRRIDDRQRKCWKHARSYTVREALLVGIRYREHQWHLRRLKTNHGLRTLRKRYTELLSQEYRCIA, encoded by the coding sequence ATGTCTGCTGCCTCCGCCATCGAGGGAAAACCGCGACATCGGGCACAACCCCGACGCTTCCTTAAACGGTACCGGCAGGCGATCGCCGATTTGCTCACGGCGATCACACTGAAGATGCTCCGTGATCAGGATTGGAACGGCCGCTATCTCCTACTGCTCGATTCAACACTCGTCGCCACTGCCGGCCAGACCGTCGAAAACACCTTCAGCACCGGTAACTCCAAGCGACGACCGGCCAAGAATCGCCGCTACACAAAGTACAAGTATCAACGAAAGAGTTGCCACTGTTTCGTGTTCGCATTGCTGCTGACGCCCGATGGACTGCGAGTACCGATGTGGCTGCCGTACTACACCAAGCCTTATGCGAAGGCCCACAAGATCAAACATCGGACGCAGGCGCAGCTTGCGGCGCAGTTGATTTGCGACGCGCAAGTACCCGCCGGCACCGAACTGATTGTGCTCGGAGACACCGCATTTGACGCCAAATGCGTGCGTGCGGCTTGCCGGGAGCGAGGCTATTTTTGGATCGTTCCGGTCAACACCAATCGCGTCTTCTCTGCAAAGAAGCACGGCAAGCGGCCTCGTGTGAGTTTGCGAATCGAACAACTTCCTGCATCACGTTTCCAAACCATTCGTCTTTCGATCGGTGCGGGGCCTTACGCTGCTCAGCGACGAGCCTCCTGCCATCGAACGGCACGCCGCCGCGACGGGACGAAGTCAACTCGGACGTATCACGTCCACAGCGAGAGAAGCGAGGTCCACAATGTGGGCATGGTCATGCTCGTCTTTTCCTCGAGTAAGCCGATTGGCAAAAAGATTCAACGTGAAGGGACGAAGTTGTTGATGACCAATGCAAAGCACTTGTCGGCTCGGCAGGTTTGTGAGCTGTACAGTCTACGTTGGCAGATCGAGTTGTTCTTCAAAGAACTCAAGAGCACGCTGGGAATGAACCAGTACAGCTTCAAAGATTTCGAGGCGGTCGAGAGCTGGATGGGGATTGTCTTGATCACGTTCTGCTATCTGGAATGGACTCGTCGCCGCAAGCTGGCCGATCGCCGAATCGATGATCGGCAGCGCAAATGCTGGAAGCACGCTCGCAGCTACACCGTCCGCGAGGCGTTGTTGGTAGGCATTCGCTATCGCGAGCACCAGTGGCATCTGCGACGGCTAAAAACCAACCACGGCCTCCGCACACTGAGGAAACGCTACACTGAGCTTTTATCCCAGGAATACCGGTGCATCGCCTGA